A DNA window from Phragmites australis chromosome 11, lpPhrAust1.1, whole genome shotgun sequence contains the following coding sequences:
- the LOC133885458 gene encoding probable membrane-associated kinase regulator 4, whose amino-acid sequence MARREGEDLKERREVHRETLQEEEDYIDMDLSSAAAGVHVAREFEFMSAPLDQWGEPLASPADELFYKGKLLPLHLPPRIQMVEELLDGRVDRGGGRGFLGISTAPATPYESCKASPANSCYVSGELNVEEYFQEYAAGLADAAAAAAGERKPWSRKLRFMRQLNLGLKLKASKAYLKTIFAAKPGNPDDKSVHGAARGAQELDHGHGHLRAWRKNPFGQIRSNRCIASHSGGGGGGSGSRAAPGGGRHKEREDGHRRSFSSVIVRCSSSNKTSPALAPPPPSFSCSSSSSSSASSSVRTSSESDGAGPALRRSSSASSEVENPIQGLIAYCKKSQHLASVRKSASDAGFRFLSSAASKIAAESDGLEELIERTTVS is encoded by the coding sequence ATGGcgagaagggaaggagaggactTGAAGGAGAGGCGTGAGGTGCATAGAGAGACGCtacaagaggaggaggattaCATCGACATGGACCTGAGCTCAGCTGCCGCGGGGGTGCATGTGGCGAGGGAGTTCGAATTCATGTCGGCGCCGCTGGACCAGTGGGGGGAGCCCCTGGCGTCGCCGGCGGATGAGCTCTTCTACAAGGGGAAGCTGCTGCCGCTGCACCTCCCGCCGCGCATCCAGATGGTGGAGGAGCTCCTCGACGGCCGCGTCGACAGGGGAGGGGGCAGGGGGTTCCTCGGCATCAGCACCGCCCCGGCGACGCCGTACGAGTCGTGCAAGGCGTCGCCGGCGAATTCGTGCTACGTCAGCGGGGAGCTCAACGTGGAGGAGTACTTCCAAGAGTACGCTGCAGGCTTGGCGGAcgccgcggcagcggcggccggcgagagGAAGCCGTGGTCCAGGAAGCTTAGGTTCATGAGGCAGCTCAACCTCGGCCTCAAGCTCAAGGCGTCCAAGGCTTACCTCAAGACGATATTTGCCGCCAAGCCGGGGAACCCGGACGACAAGAGCGTTCATGGCGCGGCGAGGGGAGCGCAGGAGCTCGACCATGGCCATGGTCACCTCAGGGCATGGAGGAAAAACCCGTTCGGCCAGATTAGAAGCAATAGGTGCATCGCCTCGCAcagcggcgggggcggcggcggcagcggcagccgTGCTGCACCCGGAGGAGGGCGGCATAAGGAACGCGAGGACGGGCACAGGAGGTCCTTCTCCAGCGTCATCGTCCGGTGCTCGTCGTCGAACAAGACGTCCCCTGCccttgcgccgccgccgccgtctttCTCGTGCTCGTCGTCCTCGAGCTCGTCCGCCTCCTCGTCGGTGCGGACCTCGAGCGAGTCCGACGGCGCGGGGCCGGCGCTGCgaaggagcagcagcgcgagctCGGAGGTGGAGAACCCGATCCAGGGCCTCATCGCCTACTGCAAGAAGTCCCAGCACCTGGCCTCGGTGAGGAAGAGCGCCAGCGACGCCGGGTTCCGGTTCCTGTCATCGGCGGCGTCAAAGATCGCCGCAGAGTCCGACGGCCTAGAGGAGCTGATCGAGAGGACGACAGTGTCATGA